A segment of the Aedes albopictus strain Foshan unplaced genomic scaffold, AalbF5 HiC_scaffold_188, whole genome shotgun sequence genome:
AATGATCCTGGTTCGGCTTAGGCACTCCGTACAATCGGCTGAACTCTTCCGTGCTGGTTTCCGGTGAGAACGCCTTGGCAACTTGCTcaactggattttttttctttagaaaatgcTGAGTCATTGTGACGATTCCCAAATAGGATAACTTACGTGGAATGTTGATGCTGGTGGGAATCTGGCCAGTTGCGGCTAGCTCGTCGGCACCTCTCACATCGATGAGCACCTTTTCCGGATGGTTCGGGagatccaggacttcctcgtaaGTGGCGATCGACATTTTGTTCGACGAGAACAGTTTCGTTATCTGTGCAAAAAACGAAGGTATAAACTGAACTGAGCTGCGATTTTGGGAATGCTATGCTTATGTTCGGTAGGGAGAGCTTATCGCAGCTGTCTGTGTATTTCGAGATAAATGATAAGAATTTGTATACATTGAATTCGTAAGCGATTGCTTTTAATCATACTTATTTGTATCTGCTTATCAAAAACTACACTTGAAGTAATTGGCAAACATATTATATAGGTCTAATAtacaatttgttttgaaattatttttacaaGATTTAACATTGTTTGCGATTATGATTTTGAGTGGATTCAAATGCGATACTACATGTACGTTTCTATACGATATGTGGTTTACTGGGTGTTTTTTGCTCCatttgtgcagaaaaaactggcactatttatgAATTCAGGTCAATAGCTCatccaaataaataaaaatagcaaattttatatttttcctacaaactacaatagataagcttcaattgcttctaacaacacttttttccaagtgaaaccgtttttgatctgcagccggttgaaagtgtaccgattctgaagtgcgcaggctttactactttgaaaaatcgccaaaccgtataaaaattgatttactaATTCCAAATTCGCTTCAATTGTGTGTTGGATATAAAGGTATACTATAAGGGTTACCACTCAtaaaaatacgtttttaactggacaccagacatcaaaaatagaacggcattgctttttctcaatttcgctTGTAAGATCAGAAATATTataggaaaaatatgtgagtaataGTAAGGGGCTCTACAACTAATACAacgaaactagggtaaaatatttgatgttaCTGTTCGAAAACCACAccgacaatttttgagaaaaaagtctagtttcataaactggtggggtgtttGGGGAAAAAGtttctcgtgtaacttttttatttgtatcacgAAGTTTTGAGGCTATTGATTCATTGTATAACAGTTACTTTTCTGGATGACGTATTACAGATTTCATGATGGGTCATAAGCATCCCTACAGTTGCTATGGttgataaattcaactaatacaatATAGATCTTTAAAAACAATTACAATTGTTAGATTGATACAATAATTAATACACATATCAtaatggcgctattgttttggcagctcttggcagttgcttttttctttaaccgattctgcatacataaatgAGCATTTGAATggaatctccccgcggggagtagcggggagcgatttgtatgACAGTTTGAAGTCGAACTTttagaatttctcgtactaataacATGttatgtcaattttgaagccaaaagtgttattttgatctcttgctccattgcagatgtctgatatacacaagaacttacaaataaacttttgaaagcaactgtattacttatatcaatagacttttgtagtggttgaacttgtttgtgttacactgttgaaaatgctttgacatccatgtgcacaacagaacatgtgctcgatgaacaaattgagatttgaaattatgaaaagaaatccacgtactccggtgagactcgaactcacgactcccaattcgctagacgggcgcttctattccttcaagctacggagtcactcgactatctccgtcgccagcaggcctagaactgaactcgattccacaatcgcacatggttatcttcttttcacaatccaaacccccttcggatgggattagatgaacatctaacacattgtctgttcttttcataatttcaaatctcaatttgttcatcgagcacatgttctgttgtgcacatggatgtcaaagcattttcaacagtgtaatttcccacatggcttggtcagccaaagcaaaatcaagaaattgacatttgtttgtgttctttatcaaaaattcagtactttttccatcagcagctattcagtgctgtaacaagatacaaaatcaatatttccattttttttaaatgccagttagtgctcctgatattatggatgaatgctcaatatacggtatcccatataagacatgttcaaaaattgagtttctgccagcttttctcaaaattggacctctgtgcgtgTGGaccggaacgcagaatcaaaacaaaacagcaaaaagggttaccatcagtgtgtttttcgatacccacagggttactagaagttcaaattaaaaaatgaacccaggtggtttgcatgaggtgtcgttcaaaccaacgggggtagacggtatgcaGAATCCAGCTGTCACGGCCGGCAATaatggtaatcacgttcaaatgtatgcgttccttttttgtagatgtagttgtgaaactgtgaggaaaacatttgcactcttaccccggacgttagttttatcattagttACCCGTTTTATCCAAtccaattgggtaatatttgcatatgaaatttgaatagactttgaattagcgtgcatttttgtgtgagaaaaaaaTCGCGctggtgttcgtgtgttgaaatgtcacttatctctatggaCGTGATGAATGAAACAAATAAAAGCGAAAGAGGAACGGAGAGGGAAGATCTTGAGTGGTACTGGTTGAAGCGTGACTTCAGACACCTATGACAAAAGTAACCAATTCAGGTAATCCCATGTCAGTTAGAATGCCAAAAAGTTCAATAACAGTAAACCTGGAAAGAACACCCTATGTAAATAGAAGGGCAAATATCTGCTGGAACTATTAGCAATCACATTCAGCACATTGTTTGTAACTCCGGTGATGAACCACATTTATGTACACCATATGTCAGCTCCGTCGGTTAACCAGTTTACTGCTAATCATAATTTGGCCAAACGACTATCTATCAACTGGTGTTCAGCAAAATGACCTGACTAACGagtgggctgttcataaaccacgtagaccaaaatttggccatcccagaccccccctcccccctcgtggacttttgtccatacaaaaattttgaaatttgaatggagcgtagactttggccagacccccctccccccaaaaagtctacgtggtttatgaatgggccCAGTCATGATTTGGGTCAAATGGTGACCGGTGCAAAAGGCATGTGATCAAATGTCTGCATACCGGTACACAATCTGGAAACATTTTCCGGGAAAAAATCTTTTCCGATAAGTGGTTCTCCGGTTAATGGTTCACTCCGGTAAATGgtctttccggtaaatggttcattccggtagATAGTTTTACGGTAAATGGTATTCCGactaatggttttccgggtaatgtcaTAGAACCTGTGCCCGCCTCATAATATACGcattacacatgcaaaatggtaattGACAAAGGAAGCttgcagttaataactgtgaatgtGCACTGAGAAGCAAACTTTGTTCTAGTTGGTACGTTATGCCATGAGGAAGAAGATTTGTAATTTTGGTATACCTTTTTGACCAAAAGTTATCTTATAAATCATTCCAAGCTTTTaaaaattttcagccttttgttcatTCAGCCTTGTGTTATGATTCTttagtttcagccttttaaaaATAATGGAATTTTTTGGTGGATTCCTGTCAACAACCGCAACGATGCAGAGTCTGGCGttgatataccgcatttagttcaccactggactgcgcactgagtcttcataagcgcgaaaacgtaaataaaactgcgcgattgcatcaaatcaaattgatgtcttcggcgcactatttcttcgatgtatgctgaataagtgctctgaagacaccaagttgattggatgcaatcgcgcacttctatttgcgttttcgcactcgtgaaaactagtgcgatagtccagtggtgaactaaatgcgctataacttCCCATGATCATTTTTGGGAGTCACCTTCACAAAGGAGTTTGGGCAAAAATATTGCACTGTTCCCACCaaatcgaactgcacagtatgaaagtgtgacggttaaaaagtgtgacgataagtgcaaccatgctgtctgacagcattttgacgtcgagaaatgtcacagattagcacgtggtgtgtgcttCGTCGGATTCTTTCtaggttttgttttgattctcggcCATCTGACAACTCTCCGATTCAATTTTCTCTCTGTTTTTCTCGCGAAAGTTGGAGCAGTGTGGCCAGTAATGCAGGTTTGTGCGTTTATTCTAGtgtaaaaagtttttgaaatgaataatttatgaaaatggggTCGGCAACCGTGCCCGAGCACAGAAAAAGTGTGATAgctgaagtgcatcaaaaatccatctttGAAAGCAACCAGCAATATATGGGGTGTGTTCCATCTCATGTACATTAATGACACAGACAGAGCTAATGCTCTTTCATAATCTTTATACTATActgataaaattataaaatattCATCTCAAGTTTCCTGTTAAACTCATGAGTACCAATTGAAAACTCAACATTTTCAAactcaataacggcgccggccacgtccttaggtCATCGGTGCAGGGAAGGAAtgttacacagacaaacagacgtaacactcttcaaaacggcttgacaCATGCAtctaacgatcaattcaaatttcattttatttcCGCGATGCTTCCACCAGAGGCACTAGtggtcgatcgctttgacgtttgccagtgtacacgttgctgaatgatgcaaacaaaaattacaggcaatttgtgtagtactgtgcgtgttagacaaacgtcaaatcgaaatccatcatggccgacagtgtctcgcgcggttctaccaacaggtggcagtgtgcttatGAAAAAGACAGTGAACAaaggtttttgatgaatttcctctaagagttacgtctgtttgtctgtgattgttAGTTCGATAATCCATTCGAGAAAccaaacgtcggacgtagtgcgctgggctgCGGATTTGGTCCTATATCCAGCGCATTTTGCCtgacgtacgtccgacgcacggtttaggagaaaaatcgatttttgcttgtcaaaatttccgattttcaactgcacgaacaataatttCACAAATGTCTTCATCGGATCTTTTCGCCTTTGAGGCTGTTAACTGTTAAAGACAGAATTTAACAGTTCTTTCTACCTTCAACAGCTTTTCCGCCTTTAACAGCTTATTTTGCCTTCATTGGCTCTTCCCACCTCCAACGGCTCCTTCCGTCTTCAACGGCTCAGCCTAGTACGGCTATTTATAGTTGGTAACCTTGATTGGCTCTTATCGCCTTCAACAAGATTTTATATCGTGATACCATACACGAAGAAACGAAACTTCCCAAATAGGTATTTTTCACCCAACTCCTGAGTTCCGTGCgggaagccaaatttgagtatatgGCATAGTACCAATTCGAGTACCTGCACCGAACTGCTAAATTAGGTAAATTTTACTTAAAAATGGGTTTTGAAAAAACTATGTTTATTTGAACAAACGGGGAACTTTTTGTTGGGTGATTTTTACTCAAATTTATGTTTTCGTTCAACAACTCAAATGTTGAGTAAAATTCATTTAgagtctgttccaattggagaattaaaattaattttcacttaaacttgacagttcgataattatttccttaggagaactgtcaagtttaagtgtcgaactgtcaaatttaagtaaaaattaattttaattagccaattggaacagacccttagtgGTCAGTTCGAAATTTACCTATTTCTTCAGTTCAATGTATTTACTAAATTTTGAGTTTAAAAATACCTATTTTTGGGTTTTTCGTTTTCTCCGTGTAGATTAATACCTTCACCTTGTTTTTCGCCTTCATTGGCCATTTAGCATACAGGACAATAATTCATTCAATCATTCGACATTTGTACCAAACATCCTTTCAACAAGAAATTAATAGCACAGCTGACTAGCCAACACTAGTCGAAGGCACAGATAGTGAGTTCAGTTTATATGTACTTCCGTAAACACTTGCGCAAACATAATATTTACCTTTTCAATACCAACATTTAAATTCAACAACTCAATCTCCAATTTTCTACTTTTTGGTCGAGCTAGTAAACACGTAAACACTTCACAAGTTGAATTCAAAACCAACTGTGCACGCACTTTTCACCTTTCTGGTCGCCAattaacaactgtattcattatttgcatACACTTTATTAACGATACTTAATTTCCACATACATtcattcacactccagacaacaataaacaATATTTATACATGTAACAGATCATAGAcgtaaaaaaacgaaaaaaaacatcaaagtaaTTTTCATtaatattattagctttattagggagattttcagcctgaggctggttcatctccacgcattttttttcatcatttaaaGTATGTAATCATAACATAAggtacaagggcgtagccagcttttcggtcaggggggggcaagcacccttagtaaaaatgtacctactagtttttataactaaacgcaacacgatgaaattgaatataataacattatatcctaaatgctttatttaacccttaaccctgttgtattttgtacaatacgttaacaaaaactcgcctgatctacacaaaccaACGTGGTGGTGGTAgcgatggccaatttctggaagattaagtgTTTTTATTTACTTGTGCAATatttttctctgatttttttttcgtcaatgtctacaaattacgaactcttttgagtataaacctagaatttcctggttcttgtatgcttttatttatcttccaatactacttgctggagaaattcctccagaattttttgaatttttgaatttcagaaggaatttctgtaagaatttaaaaaaaataaacctgtacaaattcctggataaattatgggagggatacctagtgaaatttctgaagggatcacatgaggaaatcctagataaaattcgggaggattccttggaggaaattctggagaaattcctggaggaattctggacggaatccctagtaaaatttcataagaaatgtctttgaaaattcctatatgaaatcttagataaatttgtgaaggtatccttggaggaatgcctgtagaaacttctgagcaaattcctggcgtaattcctggaagaattcctggagaatttccttgagcaaatttttgggtgaattcttggaatccctaggagaattctgggagaagttcctgaagaaatctccagaggaactctgggaggaattgctggagaaatttctgaaaataatcccttgaaaaattccaggaggatttcctgaaagaacccttggaggaatttctggaggattccctggtggaatctctggaaatatccctcgaaaaattcgtggagatatccctgaagtaattgctggaggaatctctagaggaatatctggaggaatccctgaaaatttcctcaaagtattcctggagaatttcctgaaagaatctctgaagaaatcccaagaggatatccaggagaaattcctggacgaattgctggcataattcctgaaggatgccaggaatattccggaagaaattcctggggtatttcctggaggtattccggaagaaatttcctggggaaattcctagataacatcccggaggaataaatggaggagttcctagtggtattcctggggaaatttctggaggaatctctagaggaattcttgaaggaattactggatgaatatctagagtaatctccagaagaattctgagagatttatgtttctatttctgttgtttttctatttttgaaagaaccccttgagagattcctggaggaatttctagtggaattgcaagtggaattcctggagaaattctcgaagaaattcctgaaggaatcccagggggtttccttgaagaaatttgtgaagaaatccctggaggaatccctggtggaatacctggaggaatccctgaaaaattcctgaaggaattcctggagaatatttttgaagaatttctgaaaaaatctctagaggatttcctggaagaatctttggagaaacttctggaggatttcctgaaggaatcttcaaagaatttcctgaagagatttttcatggagaaatctctggaggaatcccttcaggaggcaaatcccctggaggaatatctggaggaatcaggaagcaattcctgataaaatctcgggagaaattcctggagaaatacctagaggaattgctgacataatttctgtaagatgtccaggagcaattcctggggtagttcctgatgaaattactggggctattcctgaagaaattcctggataaaatcctggaggaatacctagaggaatcactagaggtatttctttgggaatttctggaggaatctctaagagaaattctcggaagaattactggatgaatttcaagagagATTCTGGGataattctatttctattctattatttttctgtttctgaaatcctggaggaatttcaagcggaatttctggaggataaatctttgaaagaatgcctgaaggaatctctggaggaatcctagaagcagttagtaaagaagtccctgggggaatccctgaagaattactgatggtattcctccaggaatttcctggaagaatttatgaagaaatccctagaggatttccaggcagaatcctctggaggatttcctggaggaaaccctgaaatattcctgagggtattcctggagaatttcctggaagaatttctgagaaaatctccagaagaatttctggaaaaattcctggagaaattgttgacataatttctgaaggatgtccaggagcaattcctggatcaattcctagagaaatttctggaggaattcctgatgaaattcttggggtaattactGAACAAttttctggaatagttcttggagatattcctgggtaaaatcttggaggaactgctagaggttctcctttgggaattgctggcggaatctgtgagggaatctctggaggaattccttcaacaacttctggatgaatttctggaggaatctatggagaagctctgggagaaatttctgaaaaaaatcccctgagaaattcacggagggatttcaagagaaatctctggaggaattcctggagaaatctctggaaaaaaccctgaaaaagttcctggacgagttttagcggaattcctagagaaatatctgtagcgattcctggagggaaaactggaagatttcttggtggaatttctggaaaaattccagaaggtattcctagaaaaaatcctggaagaatttctgattctAATTTATGATTGgtgttccttgatgaattcctggtgcaattcctggaggaatccctgaaaaattcttgaaggtattcctggacaatattcttgaagaatttctgaagaaatccctagggaatttcctggaagaatgcttggagaaacttctgctgg
Coding sequences within it:
- the LOC109419655 gene encoding rhodanese domain-containing protein CG4456 isoform X4; this encodes MSIATYEEVLDLPNHPEKVLIDVRGADELAATGQIPTSINIPLEQVAKAFSPETSTEEFSRLYGVPKPNQDHYIIMSCRTGRRSQMAIDTIADLGYTNARNYKGSWTEWAAKQGL
- the LOC109419655 gene encoding rhodanese domain-containing protein CG4456 isoform X3, which translates into the protein MCALFFNWITKLFSSNKMSIATYEEVLDLPNHPEKVLIDVRGADELAATGQIPTSINIPLEQVAKAFSPETSTEEFSRLYGVPKPNQDHYIIMSCRTGRRSQMAIDTIADLGYTNARNYKGSWTEWAAKQGL
- the LOC109419655 gene encoding rhodanese domain-containing protein CG4456 isoform X1 translates to MMKRCLLEPETLKTFAVSRQNITKLFSSNKMSIATYEEVLDLPNHPEKVLIDVRGADELAATGQIPTSINIPLEQVAKAFSPETSTEEFSRLYGVPKPNQDHYIIMSCRTGRRSQMAIDTIADLGYTNARNYKGSWTEWAAKQGL